In Halomarina salina, one DNA window encodes the following:
- a CDS encoding helix-turn-helix domain-containing protein has product MTSGAADRGGTRLTLDIWHPDCWTLEVTERVAAGLLGHGVHHVDGRAQGRFTAFADSSDDLAALLSAIEESPLTDSVWSVAQPQTVDDGALAPGSATQGLVVTYDLDNSINDALVSRGFLPDEPVRMVGGREYWTVVVHKDREAVQRALADVRSEKEAEIHVDHIATATDGVGGGIFATDDLSQRQREVFELARREGYYTWPREVSAADLATELGVSKATLLEHLRKAEAKLLGERRD; this is encoded by the coding sequence ATGACTTCGGGGGCAGCGGACCGGGGGGGAACCCGCCTGACGCTCGACATCTGGCATCCGGACTGCTGGACGCTGGAGGTGACCGAGCGGGTAGCGGCGGGACTGCTCGGTCACGGCGTCCACCACGTCGACGGGCGGGCGCAGGGGCGGTTCACCGCCTTCGCGGACTCCTCGGACGACCTCGCAGCGCTCCTCTCGGCCATCGAGGAGTCGCCGCTCACCGACTCCGTCTGGAGCGTCGCCCAGCCACAGACCGTCGACGACGGTGCGCTCGCACCCGGCAGCGCCACGCAGGGGCTGGTCGTCACGTACGACCTCGACAACAGCATCAACGACGCACTCGTCTCGCGGGGGTTCCTCCCCGACGAACCGGTCCGGATGGTCGGCGGCCGCGAGTACTGGACCGTCGTCGTCCACAAGGACCGGGAGGCGGTCCAGCGTGCGCTGGCCGACGTCCGGAGCGAGAAGGAGGCGGAGATACACGTCGACCACATCGCGACGGCGACCGACGGCGTCGGCGGCGGCATCTTCGCGACGGACGACCTCTCCCAGCGCCAGCGCGAGGTGTTCGAACTCGCCCGCCGCGAGGGCTACTACACCTGGCCGCGCGAGGTGTCGGCGGCCGACCTGGCGACCGAACTCGGCGTCTCGAAGGCGACGCTCCTCGAACACCTCCGGAAGGCGGAGGCGAAACTGCTGGGCGAACGACGCGACTGA